Proteins encoded in a region of the Zea mays cultivar B73 chromosome 2, Zm-B73-REFERENCE-NAM-5.0, whole genome shotgun sequence genome:
- the LOC100281265 gene encoding uncharacterized protein LOC100281265, whose protein sequence is MAIGQGDEKKGSLARSLSCSNCGSGAIIFGRKRVAVSPTPGSRSPHSPTRTLRKQRSVRFHMEDDGVNLFNQLSLDVLVMIFCKVNHSDLRNLLLTSKSVKEATILAREQHFKFSTPPAKSGFRDEETGGGDDDDEGPGAPKQHRVARSRLGDTNLSSIAVNLSASFEQM, encoded by the exons ATGGCAATTGGACAGGGCGACGAGAAGAAGGGCTCCCTTGCCAGGAGCTTGAGCTGCTCAAACTGCGGGAGCGGCGCAATAATTTTTGGGCGGAAGAGAGTCGCCGTCTCGCCGACTCCGGGCTCCCGGAGCCCGCACTCGCCGACGCGCACCCTGCGCAAGCAGCGCAGCGTCCGGTTCCACATGGAGGACGACGGCGTCAACCTCTTCAACCAGCTGTCGCTAGATGTACTG GTTATGATCTTTTGCAAGGTGAACCACAGTGATCTGAGGAACCTCCTCCTGACATCGAAATCGGTCAAAGAAGCG ACCATCCTTGCTAGGGAGCAGCATTTCAAGTTCTCGACGCCGCCGGCGAAGTCCGGTTTTAGAGACGAGGAAaccggcggcggcgacgacgacgacgagggcCCCGGCGCGCCCAAGCAACACAGGGTTGCGAGGTCGCGCCTGGGGGACACGAACCTGTCGAGCATCGCCGTCAACCTGTCGGCGTCGTTCGAGCAGATgtaa